TACGCCAATCCCGATTGCGCTGGCCACCTCCTTGACGTCGCCCTCACTTGCGAACATAGGTCTCTTCTGAGTCATCCATGCCCGTCTCGGACCATCCTCATCTCCATCGACGGAGAACGGGAGCACCCCGACCTGCGTCTCCAACCTGTGTCTGCCTCCAGAGATTCTTCCGAACGACTGCAGCTCGGCCAGGCACCAAATGGCGCCAATCGTCGCGTGTCCGTTCAACGGATCCTCTGCGTAAGGATTGAAGTACCTCAACCTCACATCTGCCTTCTTCGACCTCAGAACAAACGCTGTCGCCGGAGAACCTGCCTCTGAGGCGATTCTCTGCATCTGCACCTCGTCCAGGAGGTCAGCGTCGAGCACAACGCTCGCTGGGTTGCCGTTGTAAAGCTCCTCTGTGAACACATCCACTCGGAGCATTTCCAGCTCTGCCACGCATGAGGCACAGGTGTGGAGCTATTTGGAAGTTTTCCGGTCATGGGGTGCACAAAGTATTTCTAAAGCGCGTCGGAATAGCCTGAGCCGATGGAAGCCTCGGTCAGGACCACGGTCATCATGGGACTCGTATTCGCCGTGTCGCAGCTCGGCGCACTGTTCATGGCCTCGGCTTTCCTGGGTCCAGAAGAGCAGATATTCGAGAACCCGAACGACCCCCTCATACCTATCATATACATAGCCCTGGTGATAGGATTCACGTTCGCAGTCCTTTACATAATCAAGAAGCACAGGGAGAACCTCGTTAGGATCATCTTCCTCGGTGCCGTCGCGTACACCATCTTCTTCGTGCTCTTCATCATGCTTGCGAGCATTGTTGCTGGCGTCATCGCGACCATCGCATCCATAGGAGTGACCGCGATCATCACATACTACCTAGTGAAGAAGCCTGAGTGGTATGTGATTGACGCTTCGGGCGTCCTGATGGCCATTGGCGTTACCGCGATATTCGGGGTCTCACTCAGCATCCTGCCAGTAATGATCCTTCTCATCGTCCTGGCGGCATATGACGCGATCTCCGTCTACAGGACGAAGCATATGATTGCTCTGGCGGACAGCGTGACACAGATGAGACTGCCCATTCTGCTCGTGATACCCAAGAAGAGGGGCTATTCGTACATTCGGCAGAAATCCTTGAAGCAACAGCTGGACGAGGGTGACGAGAGGGAGGCCATGTTCATGGGCCTCGGGGACCTGATAATCCCAGGCGTTCTTGTGATATCAGCGTTCAGCTTCCTGCCCAGTGATTCGATCGGGGCCTTGACAGGCAATCTGATCGTTGCGCTGGGGACGCTCGTCGGCGCCATGGTCGGCTTCGCCATGCTGATGAGGTTCGTTCTCAAAGGAAAGCCGCAGGCCGGGCTGCCGTTGTTGAATGGAGGGGCCATAGTGGGGTATGCCCTGTCATACGTTATCGTCTATGGGAGCCTCTCACTTGGCATCACATGGTGATCAAGTCAACTACCACCGGATAGATCCAGTGGCTTGTCCTTCCAGTTTTCGTTTAGGGGTTGGTTCCCCGACGGACGCCCTTGCGGGAACGGAGGACGATTGGCTGGTTGACTTCGGGGATGTCGCCCCTCAGATACCGTCGCAGTATCAGCAGCCTACTCCCGCAGGAAGGTTTCATAGGCATCTTATCCGCCCCGTCATCGCTGACGACTTGCCCGTAGGAGCTACGAGAGTGGATTATCTGAGGGGCTATATTTTATCTGGTGGCGCTCCAATTCCTCCCTCCAATGAATTGGAGGGTCTCCTTGGAGGCGATTTTATGAAAGAGCTCCACATCTTGGTTTGTTCGGACCTGCATGGGTCCCCTGAGGCACTCGACATGCTTGAGGCTGCCGTGTCAGCCGACAAGTACGAGCTCTTGGTTGCGTGCGGAGATTTCACGACCTTCGGCTCCACCGACTATACGAAGGAGTTCCTGAGCAGGATCAGTATCAAGATCCTGGCCGTTCCGGGGAACTGCGACATACCTGATAACGTTGCGGTGCTTGAGCAGGCGGATGCTAGCATACATAACATGAGAGCGAAGGTGGGTGGGTGGCAGTTCTTCGGGTTCGGCGGGGGGCTCCCGACGAACATGGGAATGCCATTTGAGATCGAGGAGAGTCTGATGGAGAGGTCGTTGAGAGCCGTCGCAGTTCCAGAAGCGATCATGGTCACGCACATGCCTTCGTACGGGATGAACGACATCGCGCGGTCCGGAAGGAACGCGGGCTCCAAGGGAATCCTCAGGATTGCGCAAGAGTTCAAGCCCGTGCTCGCACTCGCAGGTCACTATCATGAGTCACGCGGTAAAGTGATATCAAAGGATACGACCTTCGTCAACCCGGGCCCGGCTAAGAAAGGGTTCTATGCCAGC
This portion of the Candidatus Thermoplasmatota archaeon genome encodes:
- a CDS encoding metallophosphoesterase family protein, whose translation is MKELHILVCSDLHGSPEALDMLEAAVSADKYELLVACGDFTTFGSTDYTKEFLSRISIKILAVPGNCDIPDNVAVLEQADASIHNMRAKVGGWQFFGFGGGLPTNMGMPFEIEESLMERSLRAVAVPEAIMVTHMPSYGMNDIARSGRNAGSKGILRIAQEFKPVLALAGHYHESRGKVISKDTTFVNPGPAKKGFYASVRVGEVVEVDFHEVRQDTAKPTMF